In Spirochaeta thermophila DSM 6578, the DNA window CGCAGCGGCTCCGGTACATCATCGCCCGATGGGGATACAGCTCGCACATATTTGCATGGGAGATATGGAACGAGACGGATCTCGCCACCGGCATCATGCAGAAGGAGGCCTTCCCTCGCTGGCTGGAGAAGGTGGCGGAGTACATCAGAAGAGAGGATCTGGGACGGCACCTCGTGACCACCAGTTACAGCGTGCCCGTGGATGCAGGGGACCCCCTGTGGGACTCCATGGACATCGTGCAGGAGCACCGCTATGGGCTCCAGGACTGGGCTCCCTACATGGTGGGAAGGGTGCTGAGGGCGAGGGAAAGGACCGACAAACCCTATCTCTTCGGAGAGTTCGGCATCTCGGAGGACGTGCCCGATCCGGAGGGGATCCACTGGCTGGACGGCCTGTGGGGAGGCATCTTCTCAGGTGCGGCCGGGACCGGGATGCTCTGGTGGTGGGACCTCTACCTTGAGAGCTACGATCTCTTTCCTCTCTACCGGGGGGTCTCACGATTTCTCGAGGGCGAGACCCTCGAGGGGATGGAACCCCGCGACGTGGAATACGTGGGGCCTTATCAGATCCACATGCTCACGAGGGAAGGGGAGGCATGGATCTGGATCAAGGACCGCACGTTCTCCTTCGAGGGCCTCATGTCCAGGGCCATGGGAGTGGGACTTGAGAACGTGACATGGGAGCCGCTCCCATCCACGGTACTCCACCTTCCTTTGGGACCGGGACGCTATCGGGTGGAGTGGTACGAGCCTCAGACCGGAGAGCTGATCGGGGAAGATGACGGGTCGACCCCGGATGACCTCCTGGAGGTGGTCGTGCCGGAGTTCTCACAACACCTTGCAGGAAAGGTGAGACGGGTGGAGTGAACGGGAACCGGGCACTTTAAGAAGAACGTATAGAAACTTTTTGGTGATTATCTATTATCTGCCACCTGAGAGTATTCTCTAAGCACATCCAGCAGAAGCTCGAATAGATCCTCCTCCCTATGATTATACCGCCACTCCAATTCTTTCAAGTACAGCGGAAAACGTTCTACACTCACCCCGTGATGCTGGAGCAGCCGCCCTTTCGCATAACTCCAAAACCCCTCTATCCCATTGATGTACACTTTCCCATTCGCAAATCGCTTCCCGTGATCAATCCGCTTGTGCCTGAATCCATAGCTCACAAGCCCATCATAGCTCTTGAACCGGTCGGTATACACAAGCGATCCCCGCTTCACTTTGGCCACTGCCAGTCGTACAAGCTCCTCCGCACTTACCTGCTCCACCACTTCCACCTGCACTTTTCCCCCTCGCTCGAGAATCCCAAACACAGGAATCTTCCCTGCCGCCCCTCTCCCCCTCTTCCCCTTTCTCTTTCCTCCAAAATAACTTTCGTCCATCTCTACTTCACCTTCGAGCAGGCTCTTCCCCTCCTTCCGGGTGTGCACCCATATCGCCTTCCGAAACAACGTGTAGAGCCTCAGCGTCACCTCATAGGAGAGCC includes these proteins:
- a CDS encoding IS1595 family transposase, translating into MDVVSLSTLASDREKTVSYLREKGLLVTHTRCPFCGSEHIGEVRREKYKCYQCRKEWSIRRGSIFEGTKLSWEKILWAMKLFEMELTAHKAALQLRLSYEVTLRLYTLFRKAIWVHTRKEGKSLLEGEVEMDESYFGGKRKGKRGRGAAGKIPVFGILERGGKVQVEVVEQVSAEELVRLAVAKVKRGSLVYTDRFKSYDGLVSYGFRHKRIDHGKRFANGKVYINGIEGFWSYAKGRLLQHHGVSVERFPLYLKELEWRYNHREEDLFELLLDVLREYSQVADNR